GGGCGTGATCGCGCTACTGGTCTCCAGCCTGGCGGGCGCCACCCTGTTCTGGGCCCTCAAGCGCGAAGTCGAACGCCAGGAGATCACCGAGGTCAGTGGCAAGCTGGAGCTCATCAACCACCTGATCGACATGCAGAACAACGCGCGCGGCCTGCACGACCTGGCCGCCACGTTCGACGACATGCGCACCGGCCAGAGCCAGCTCGGCATCTGGATCGTCGACGCCCAGGGCCATCCCGTCTACGGCGGCGACGCGCCCGAGACGCTACAGACGCTGCCCGACCGCCAGGTGCTGCTGCAACTGGCCGACGGCAGCCGCATGCGCGGCCTGCGCGTCGCGGTCGACGACCGCATCCTGCCGGGCGCGCACCTGACGGTGGCGGTCAGCACCCGCACCAGCTCGCAGTTCCTGTACGCCTACGGCACCGCGCTGGCGCTGATCTGCGCGCTGTGGGTCGGCGCCACGGTGGTGCTGGCGGCCTGGGCCGTGCGCCGCAGCATGGCGCCCACCCGCCGGCTGTCGGAGCAGGCCGCCCGCATCCAGCCCGACAACCTGGCCGTGCGCCTGCCGCTGCGCGACACCGACCGCGAGCTGCACGAGCTGGTGCTGTCGTTCAACCGCACGCTGGAACGGCTGCAGGCCGCCTACCAGCAGATGGAAGGCTTCAACGCCGACGTCGCGCACGAGCTGCGCACCCCGCTGGCCACGCTGATCAACGGCACCCAGGTGACCCTGTCCAGCGGCCGCGACGCGGCCGAGCTGCGCGACGCGCTCGAATCCAACCTGGAAACGCTGGAAGACCTGAAGACGCTGGTCAACGACATGCTGTTCCTGGCCCGCGCCGACCGCGGCGAACGCGCCGCCGACCTGGTGCCGGTGTCGCTGGCGGCCGAGGCCCGGCGCGTCGCCGACTTCTACGAGGCGGCGCTGGAAGACAGCGGCGTCACGCTGCGCTGCGACGGCGACGCCCTCATCGCCGCCAACCCCGGCCTGGTGCGGCGCGCGCTCGCGAACCTGATCTCCAACGCCATCAAGGCCACGCCGCGCGGCGGCGAGATCGTGCTGGCCTGCCAGCCTTTGCCGGCCGGCGCGCGGGTCGAGGTGCGCAACCCCGGCGCGCCGATCCCGGCCGCCGACCTGCCGCGCATCTTCGACCGCTTCTTCCGCTCGGGCCAGGCGCGCGCCCCCCGCACCGAGGGCCACGGGCTGGGCCTGGCGATCGTGCGCGCCATCGCCCGCATGCACGGCGGCGACGTCGACGCGGCTTCCGGCGCCGCCGGCACGGTGGTCGGCATCACCCTGCGCGGCAACCTGCCCGGGGCGCCGGCCGCCAACATTACAAAGAAGTAATCCAGGCGACAGAACCGGGTCACCCCGGTTTTTCTACAGTGCCCGCATGGTCAACTCCCACGAAGGGATCAGCATGCAAGGCACTTTGCTCCGTATCACTCAAGCCGCGGCCCTGGCCGCCCTGCTCGGCGCCGGCACCGCGTTCGCGGCCGGCAGCCACGGCGAACACGCCGGCCACGCCATGCCGGCGGCCTCCGCCCCCATCGGCGCGCCCGGCGACGCCGCCCGCGTCACCCGCACCATCGACATCGACATGACCGACGCCATGCGCTTCACGCCCGCCCAGGTGCAGGTCAAGGCCGGCGAAACGGTGCGCTTCAACGTGCGCAACTCGGGCCGCATCCGCCACGAGATGGTGCTGGGCTCCGACGCCGACCTGCAGGCCCACTACGACATGATGATGAAGGACCCCGGCATGCGCCACGAAGAGGCCAACGCCGTGTCGCTGGACGGCGGCAAGAGCGGCCAGATCGTCTGGAAGTTCGACCGCGCCGGCAGCGTGTCCTTCGGCTGCCTGGAACCCGGCCACTACGCCGCCGGCATGAAGGGCGCGGTGTCGGTGCAGTAGCGCCGCCGCGGATCCGTCATGCAAGCCCTCCCCATTCCCGCCCGCCGCCGCTTCGTGCAGGGGCTGGCCGCCGGCGGCGCGCTCGCGGCGCTGGGCGGCTGGCGCGCCGCCAGCGCGAGCCAGCACGCCGCCCCCGCCCTGCCCGCCGAACTGCGCGGCACCGAATTCCACCTGGAGATCGGCGAGACGCCGGTGAACTTCACCGGCGCCGCCCGCATCGCCACCACCGTCAACGGCCAGGTCCCGGCGCCGCTGCTGCGCTGGCGCGAGGGCGACACGGTGACGCTGCACGTCACCAACCGCCTGCGCGAACAGACCTCGATCCACTGGCACGGCATCCTGCTGCCCACGGACATGGACGGCGTGCCGGGCCTGAGCTTTCCGGGCATCGATCCGGGCCAGACCTTCACCTACCGTTTCGACGTGCACCAGAGCGGCACCTACTGGTATCACAGCCACTCGGGCTTCCAGGAACAGACGGGCCTGTATGGCGCCATCGTCATCGACCCGAAGCGGCGCGATCCCATCGCCGCGGACCGTGACTACACCGTGCTGCTGTCGGACTGGACGGACGAAGACCCGATGCGGGTCTTCGACAAGCTCAAGGCCATGCCCGACTACTACAACCGCAACCAGCCCAGCGTCGAGAGCCTGATCCGCGACGCGGGCGAGAAGGGCTGGCGGGCGGCGCTGTCCGAGCGCCTGATGTGGGAACAGATGCGCATGAACCCGTCCGACCTGGCGGACGTCTCGGGCGCCACGTACACCTTCCTGACCAACGGCGCGACGCCGGCCGGCAACTGGACCGGCCTGTTCAAGCCGGGCGAGCGCGTGCGCCTGCGCTTCATCAACGGCTCGGCCATGACGTACTTCGACGTGCGCATCCCCGGCCTGAAGATGACGGTGGTGGCGGCCGACGGCCAGGACGTGCGGCCGGTCGACGTGGAGGAATTCCGCATCGCCGTGGCCGAGACCTACGACGTGATCGTCGAGCCCGCCGAAGACCGCGCCTACACCATCTTCTCGCAGGCGATGGACCGTTCCGGCTATGCCCGCGCCACCCTGGCGCCGCGCCCCGGCATGCAGGCCGAAGTGCCGGCCGTCGATCGCGCGCAACTGCTCGGCATGATGGATATGGGCATGAAGCACGACATGGGCGGAGGCGGTCACGACATGGCGGGCATGAGCGGCATGGATCACGGCGCCGCCCCGGCGGCGGCCGGCGCGATGGCCGGCATGAACCACGGCGCCATGCCCGGCATGGACCACGGCGGCGCCCACGGCAGCGGCGCGGACCAGGGTGGCATCGTCGAGGTCAGGCACCCCTATCCCGAGGAACGCGGCCCCGGCAACTCGATGCTGCCCGACGTGGTGTCCACCCGCCTGGACGATCCCGGCATCGGCCTGCGCGACAACGGCCGCCGCGTGCTGACCTACGCCGACCTGCGCTCGATCCGCGAACCCGACGACAACCGCGCGCCAACCCGCGAGATCGAACTGCACCTGACCGGCAACATGGAACGCTACATGTGGTCGTTCAACGGCGTGAAATTTTCCGACGCCAGGCCCATCGTGCTGCGCCACGGCGAGCGCGTGCGTTTCGTACTGGTCAACGACACCATGATGACCCACCCGATCCACCTGCACGGCCTGTGGAGCGACCTGGAATCGCCCGACGGCGCCTTCCAGGTCCGCAAGCACACCCTGTCGCTCAACCCGGCGCAGCGCCTGAGCTACCGCGTCAGCGCCGATGCCCGCGGCAACTGGGCCTACCACTGCCACCTGCTATACCACATGGAGGCCGGCATGTTCAGGGCGGTCGTGGTGGAGTAGGCGATGAGAAACCGGAATATGCGCACTTCCCTTCCCCCGTTCCGCCACGCCGCGCTGGCCGCCGCCCTGCTGGCGGGAATGGCCGGCCAGCCGGCCCACGGCCAGGCCATGATCCATGCCGGCATGGATCATGGCTCACCCGCCTCCGCCGCCCCGCCCGTCGGCAGCCTGCCGTCCAGTGACGGCGCCGGCCAGCGCGGCTATGACAGCTATGGCATCCATCCGCACATGATGGACAACGCGGCCTCGTCGCGGCTGCTGTTCGACAAGTTCGGCGGGTCGCGCAACCGCGACGGCCAGAACGCGCTGGAATGGGACGGCCGCTTCTGGTGGGGCACCGCCACCGACCGGCTGGTGGTCAAGAGCGAAGGCGAACGCGAAAGCGGCGGCGGCTCGGACGCCAAGGTCGAAGCATTCTGGAGCCGCGCCATCTCGCCGTTCTGGGACCTGCAACTGGGCGCGCGCCGCGACTTCGGCGCCGGCCCCAAGCGCAACTGGGCCGCGCTCGGCATCGAGGGCGTGCTGCCCTACAACATCGAGTTCGAGACCACCGCCTACGCCGGCCCGTCGGGCCACACCGCGCTGGCCATGAAGGCCGAATACGACCTGCTGCTTACCCAGCGTCTGATTTTCACGCCCGAACTCGAGGCCAGCGCCTACGGCCGCGACGACCCCGAACGCGGCATCGGCTCGGGCCTGTCCAAGGGCTCGCTGTCGCTGCGCCTGCGCTACGAGGTCACGCGTCAGTTCGCCCCCTACATCGGGGTATCCTTCGAACGTAAGTTCGGCCGCACCGCGGACTATGCGTCCGAGGCCGGCCAAGGCCGTTCGCAGGCCGCCTTGCTGGCGGGCGTGCGCTTCTGGTTCTGATCCTTCTCGCGGAGACCCATGAAAAAATCCCTCACCCCCGCCCGCCGCCTGATCCTCGCGGCCGCGCTGTCCCTGCCCCTGTATGCCCCGGTCCTGGCCCTGGCGCAGCCGGCGCCCAAGGTCCAGGTCTGGAAGACGCCCACCTGCGGCTGTTGCGAAGACTGGGTCAAGCACATGCGCGACAACGGCTTCGAGGTCACCACCCACGACGTGCAGGACACCGGCGCGGTGCGCCGCAATGCCGGCATGGCCGACTACGGCTCCTGCCACACGGCCGTGGTGGACGGCTACGCCATCGAGGGCCACGTGCCCGCCAGCGACGTGCGCCGCCTGCTGCTCGAGAAACCCGACGCCGCCGGCCTGGCCGCCCCCGGCATGCCGCTGGGCTCGCCCGGCATGGACGGCCCCGAATACGGCGGCCGCAAGACCCCGCATGATGTCCTGCTGGTGGACAAGCGCGGCGGCGCCAAGGTGTTCCAGGCGTATCGTTGAAACACAGGGCCGGGGTCCTCCCCGGCCACCCGCCTGAAACAATTCATCCCCACCATGGCTATGGGTACCTCTTGCACCGCAGCAAAAATGCGCCACAATAAATAAAACGCATTTCCCACCCCGACCCCTGGCAGTCATGGCACACATCGTCCTGTTCGAGAACATCCACCCGAGCGCCCGCGCCGTCTTCGAAGCCGCCGGCTACACCGACATCGTCACGCACGCCGCGGCCCTGCCGCCGTCGCAGCTGCAGGACGCCCTGCGCGGCGCCCACGTCGCGGGCATCCGTTCTCGTACCCACCTGGATGCCGCCCTGCTGTCCGGCAGCCCCGACCTGCGCGTCGTCGGCTGCTTCTGCATCGGCACCAACCAGGTCGACCTCGACACCGCCATGCAACGCGGCATCCCGGTGTTCAACGCGCCCTTCTCCAACACCCGCTCGGTCGCCGAGCTGGTGCTGGGCGAAGCCATCCTGCTGTTGCGCCGCATCCCCGAGAAGAACGCCCGCGTCCATCTCGGCCACTGGGACAAGAGCGCCGCCGGCGCCTTCGAGACCCGCGGCAAGACCCTCGGCATCGTCGGCTACGGCAACATCGGCTCGCAGATCAGCACCCTGGCCGAAAGCCTCGGCATGCGCGTCATCTACCACGACGTCGAAGCCAAGCTGCCGCTGGGCAACGCCCGCCCGGCCGGCTCGCTCAACGACCTGCTGGAACAGGCCGACGTCGTCACCCTGCACGTGCCCGGCGGCAAGTCCACCGAGAACATCATGAATGCGGAGACGATCGGGCGCATGCGCCGCGGCGCCATCCTCATCAACGCCTCGCGCGGCGCCGTGGTCGACATCGACGCCCTGCACGCCGCGCTCACGTCCGGCCACCTGGCGGGCGCCGCGCTCGACGTGTTCCCGACCGAACCCAAGAGCGCCGACGAACCGCTGGCCAGCCCGCTGATCGGCCTGCCCAACGTCATCCTGACCCCGCACATCGGCGGCAGCACGCAGGAATCGCAAGAGAACATCGGCCGCGAAGTGGCCGAGAAGCTGGTGCGCTTCCTGCAGGCCGGCACCACCAAGGGCGCGGTCAACTTCCCCGAGCTGCCCTACCTGGAGCAGGCCGGCGCCACCCGCATCCTGCACGTGCACCGCAACGCCCCGGGCGCGCTCGGCACGCTGGACAACCTGATGGCGCAGCACGGCCTGAACATCGTCAGCCAGACGCTGCAGACCAAGGGCCAGATCGGCTACGTGATCACCGACGTCGAAGGCCAGGTCGACGACCTGGTCATGACGACGCTGCGCGATCATCCGATCACCGTGCGCTGCGACCGGCTGTAAAAAGCGCTCAAGACAAAAGAAGGCCCGCTCGCGCGGGCCTTTTTTCCTGGGTCGGGGCGGCGGCGCCAGGCAAGCCAGGGTCTGCGGGCATTGCGCGACCTCTCGGACTTCAGTTATAAACGATAACCATTCCTATCCATCTTGAAATAGGCGTCCCTCCCGCGCCTGGGTCCGTCCGATGTCCGCCGCCGATCTCCCCGTGCAGCAAGACCTGCACGCTCTTTACAGCGATCATCACGGCTGGCTGCTGGGATGGCTGCGGCGCCGCCTCGGCAATGCGGCGGATGCCGCCGACCTGGCGCACGACGCCTTCCTGCGCCTGATCGTGCGGCCCGCGCCCGATGGTTTCGCCAGCGCCGGCGCCGCCCGCGCCTACCTGCGCACCATGGCGCAGGGCCTGTGCACCGATCTCTGGCGCCGCCGGCAGGTGGAGCAGGCCTGGCTGGACAGCCTGGCCGCGCAACCCGAAGCCTATGCGCCATCGCCGGAGCACCAGGCGCTGGTCATCGAGACCCTGCTGGAAGTCGGCAAGTGGCTCGGCCGCCTGCCGGACAAAGCCCGCATGGCCTTCATCCAGGCACAGATACACGGGCTGTCCACCCGCGAGATCGCCGACCAGATGAGCGTGTCGCCGCGGATGGTGCAGAAATACCTGGCCCAGGCCATGCTGCATCTGGCGCTGATCGACGCCGGGTTGAACTAGCCATGGCGGCAGCGATCCCGCCGGCCTCGCCTCTTCCGGCCCGGGCGGATTATGAAAGCCTGAAGGTCGCGGCCGAGTGGTACGCGCGCCTGCAGAATGCCGACGCCAGCGCGCAACAACGCCTCGCCTGGCAGCATTGGCTCGACGCGCGGCCCGAACACCGCAGCGCCTGGGCGCACGTCGAGGCCGTGAGCCGCCGCTTCGCCGTGCTGCGCGTGGACGGCGAGCGCGACGCCGCCGAGCAAGCCGTGCAGATCGCCGCCCGGCGGCCTTCCGCGCGCCGCCGGGCGGCGGGCCGCATCCTCGCCCTGGGTGGCGTCGGCGTGCTGGGCTGGCTGGGCTGGCGCTTCACGCCCCTGCCCGCGGTCGTGACCGCCTGGCGATCCGACTACGCCACCGGCATCGGCGAGCAACGCCAACTGGTCCTGGCCGACGACACCCGCGTCTGGCTCAACACCCGCAGCGCCATCAACGTGCGCCTGGACCCGACCCAGCGCCTGGTGACGCTGGCCGGCGGCGAGATCCTGATCGACACCGCCAAGGACGCGCGGCAACGCCCGTTCTTCGTCGACACCCGATTCGGCCGGCTGCAGGCCCTGGGCACCCGCTTCACCGTCAGGCAGGCCGACGACGACATCCTGCTGGCGGTGTACGAGGGCCAGGTGCGGATCCGCACCCTCTCCGGGCAGGAAACGCTGGTACGCAGCGGCGAACAGAAGCGCTACAGCGCCGACGCGATCTCCGAGGCCGTGCCGGCCGATCCGGCCCGCGAGGCCTGGTCCCGCGGCGTGATCCTGGCCGAAAACCTGTCGCTGGGCGAGCTGGTCGCGGAACTGGGGCGCTATCACGTCGGCTACACGGGCGTGGATCCCCGCATCGCCGGCCTGCGCGTGGTGGGCCGCTATCCCGCCAACGACCTGCCGCGCACGCTGGCGATGCTCGAGCGCGAATTGCCGGTCCGCGTCCAGCGCACCTTGCCATGGTGGGTGACGCTCGAACCGAAGTAAGGTCCTCGAAAAAAAATCCAGGCCGAGGTTCGCTTTTCCGCTGCTCGTCCGATTAACAGGGAAAGAGGACCACGCAAACCCGTGCCGCGTCCCGGCCGCCCGGCCCGCCCCGGACAGCCCGACGACGCCCCGCGCGCGCAAGCCGCGGCCCTCTCCTTGCCCATCCCTGCTCCAAGGAAGACCGCTCCATGCGCCGCCCGCAACTCCTCGCCCGTCCCGGGTCGTCCACTCCCTCATCGCCCCGGCCCGTTGCCATGCAGCGCGTGTTGCGCAAGACCGTGCTCGGCGCGCTCCTGATGACCGCGCTGGCCCCGGCGGCCCATGCCCAGGACGCGGCCCGCGCCGTCAGCGCCACCCATGCCTATGACGTGCCCGCGGGCCCGCTGGCGGGCGCCCTGAGCCGCTTTGCCGAGCAGGCCAACATCCTGCTCAGCGTGCCGGCCGACATGACCGCCGGCAAGACCAGCCCCGGCGTGCGCGGCGCCCACAGCGTCGACAGCGCGTTCCGCGCCCTGCTCGCCAACACCGGCCTGGAAGCCGTGCGCCGGGCCGAGGGCGGCTACGCGCTGCGGCCCGCGCCGGCGTCATCCGCCGCCACCACGCTGCCCGCCGTGGTGGTAAGCGGCGCCAGCGCCTCGGCGCTGCCCGAAGCGTACGCGGGCGGCGAAGTGGCGCGCGGCGCGCGCATCGGCCTGCTGGGCAACCGCGACTTCCTGGACACGCCGTTCAGCGCGACGTCGTACACGGCCAAGCTGATCGAAGACCAGCAGGCGCAGAACATCGGCGACGTGCTGGTCAACGATCCCTCGGTCCGCAACACCTATTCGCGCGGCGCGGGTCGCGACGAATTCAACGTGCGCGGCTTCACGCTGTTCAACTACGACGTCGCCTACAACGGCCTGTATGGCATCTCGCCGCGCAACGCCACGTCGCTGATCGGCATCGAACGCGTCGAAGTGCTGCGCGGCCCCAATGCGCTGCTCAATGGCATGGCCCCGTTCGGCTCGATCGGCGGATCCATCAACCTGGTGCCCAAGCGCGCGGGCGACGAACCGCTCAACCGCATGACGCTGTCGTACATCGAGAACAACCAGTTCGGCGCGCAGGCGGATATCGCCCGCCGCTTCGGCGAGGACGATCGCGCCGGGGTGCGGCTGAACGTGCTGCGCAGCGGCGGCGACATGAACATCTCCGGCGCCGGCGAAGACCTGGGCGCCGTCTCGCTCGGCCTGGACTATCGCGGCAACCGCTTTCGCATCGACGGCGACATCAACTACCAGAACCGCGTGACCGATGCCCGCAGCGGCCTGCTGTTCCCGCCTGGCGGCGGCCAGGAAATCGGCCGCGCGCCGGACCCGAAGCGCAACTTCTTCCCCGACTGGACCTACTGGAAGGCCAAGGAATGGAGCGGCGACGTCCGCGCCGAGTATGACCTTTCCGATGACTGGACCGTCTATGGCGCGCTGGGCGCCCGCAAGCACGACTTCGAAAGCCTGCAGACCACCTGGCTGATGCTCGACTCGGCCGGCCGCATCGGATCCGTGCCCGCCCGCCTCAACGAACGGCTGATCAGCAAGACCGGCGAGGTCGGCATCCGCGGCCGCTTCGATACCGGCCCGGTCAGGCACGAGCCGACGCTGTCCGCCAGCTTCCTCGACATCGACTATTCATCGGCGCGGGTGCGCTCGTCCACGGTGTTCTCGAACCTGTACGATCCCGTCGACCTGGCCAAGCCCAACATCGCCAAGCCCACCGACCTGGGCAAGACGAGCGAAACGCGCCTGTACAGCGTGGCGCTGGCCGATACGCTGTCCGTGATGGACGGCGCGGTGCAGTTGACCGCCGGCCTGCGCCAGCAGCGCGTCCAGTCGGTGAACTACAACCCGGCCACCGGCGACCGCACCTCGGACTACGGCAAGTCGGCCGTCACGCCGGCCATCGCGCTCGTGGTCAAGCCGACCCAGCGCCTGTCGCTGTACGGCAACTACATCGAAGGCCTGACCCAGGGCGGCACGGCGCCAGCCGAAGCCGTGAACGCCGGCGAGACCTTCAAGCCCGACGTCTCCAAGCAATACGAGATCGGCGCCAAGTACGACTTCGGCACGGTCGCGGCCACCTTGAGCGCGTTCCAGATCGAGCAGCCCAGCGCCTACGTCGACCCCGATACCCTGCGCTACCTGGCCGACGGCCGGCAGCGCAACCGCGGCGTCGAATTCCTGCTGCAGGGAGAACTGATGCCGCGCGTGCGCCTGCTGGGCGGCGTGGCGTACACCAATGGCGTGCTGACCAAGACCGAAGGCGGCCTGAACGATGGCCGCACCGCCCCGGCGGTGCCGCGCTGGCAGTTCAACGCGGCGGCGGAATGGGACACGCCGTTCGTGCAGGGCCTGACCCTGACCGCACGCATGCTGCGCACCAGCACCCAGTACGTGGACGCGGCCAATACCCAGCAACTGCCCGGCTGGACCCGTTTCGACGTGGGCGCGCGCTACGCCATGAACATCAACCGCACGCCGGTGACGTTGCGGGCGACGGTGGAAAACGTGTTCGACAAGCACTACTGGCAATCCGCCGCGCGCGAAGGGCTGACGGTTGCCGCGCCGCGCACCCTGCTGCTGTCCGTGACCGCGGAATTCTAGTGCGGCCGCAAGCCGGCGCCGCGCCGGGCGCGCGGCAGCCGGCGTCCCCATCGCGGCGCGCGCCGGCGGGGCGCGGCAAGACCTGGTACTGGCTCCACAAATGGTCCAGCCTGGTCTGTACGCTGTTCCTGCTGGTGGTCTGCGTCTCGGGCCTGCCGTTGATCTTCGACGAGGAGATCGTGGCCTGGCTCGACCCCTCGCCGCCCTGGCCGACGCTCGCGCCGGCCACGCCGGCGCCATCGCTCGACGCCATCATCGATGCGGCGCGGGCGCGCCACGGCGAGCACCGGATCGTCGACGTGGAAGTCTTGCGCGATCCGCCCCGCGTCACGCTCGGGCTGGCCCCCGGGCCACAGGCCGCCCCCGGGACGCCGTCGCTGCGCCTGGAGTTCGATGCGCGCGACGGCGCCCCGCGGGCCGCCATCGCCGACTCGGACGAAGGGCTGGGCAGGCGCATCGTGACGCTCATGACGCGCCTGCACATCGATCTCTACGGCGGCCTGCCCGGCCAGTTGTTCCTGGGCGCCATGGCCCTGCTGTTCGCGCTGGCGGTGGTATCCGGGGTCGTGCTGTATCACCCGTACATGAAAAAGCTGCCCTTCGGCACCGTCCGCGGCCACCGCGCGCGCCGCCTGAAATGGCTGGACCTGCACAACCTGCTGGGCATCGTCACCGTGACCTGGGCGCTGATGATGGGCCTGACCGGCGCGCTCCACGAGCTCGCGGTTCCCTTCTTCCGTCATTGGCTGTCGACCGATGTCCAGGCCGCGCTATCGACCGGCCGCGAGCCCTCCCCGGCCGACGTGGCGCCGTGGGTCCCGGTGCAACAGGCCTACGCCACCGCGCGGGCCGCCGTGCCGGGCAGGCAGGTCGAATCGCTGCGCTTTCCCGACGCGGGCCTGGGCCTGCCCCGCCACTATCTGCTGTGGGCCAAAGGCGACACCGCGCTCGGCGCGCACCTGTTCGACGCCGTCCTGGTCGATGCCCCCACGGGCAAGCTGACCGCGGTCCTGGACATGCCCTGGTACCTGCGCGCGCTGCAGTTCTCGCGGCCGCTGCACTATGGCGACACCGCCGGCCTGCCGCTCAAGCTGATCTGGGCGGCGCTCGACCTGGTCATGATCGTGATCCTGGGCAGCGGCCTCTATCTCTGGCGCCGGCGCGCCAGGCCCTAGCGGTCGCGCCCCGGGGCCGTTGTTGCCCGGTTCAACCTTGCGCGCCCGGGGTGGCCGGCGGGCGTCCCGCGAAATGCGCCGCCACCCATCGTTCACAGACCTCCCACAAGCGCGGCGCGCCGCGCTGGATGACCGGGCCGTAGCGGGCCAGCACCTGCTCGTGCGACACGCCGTTCTCGGTCCAGGTGCCGCCGCCCGTGAACACGTTGATCAGCAGCGGCTGGAAGCGATCGAGCGCCTTGGCGAAGCGTGCATCGTCGCTTTCGGCCTGCTCGAATTCGCGCCACAGCGCCAGGAACTCATCGCCCTGCGGCAGCAGGCCGAACAGCCGTTCGGCTGCCCTGTCCTCCTGCTCGGCCTGCCAGGCGGCCGACGAGCCGCCATGGATCGGGAAGTCGCCGACGTCGATCTCGACCACGTCGTGCAGCAGCAGCATGCGCATGACCCGCTGGGTATCGACCGCTCCGCTGGCGTATTCGCTCAGCACCAGCGCGTACAGCGCCAGGTGCCAGGAATGCTCGGCGGAATTCTCCTTGCGGCTGCGGTCCAGCAGCGGCGATTGCCGCACGACGGTCTTGAGCCGGTCGATTTCGCGGAGGAATTCCAGCTGTTTTTCCAATGGGGTCATGCGTGGGCGTCCTGCGTTGGGAGTCGGTCTCGGGCCGGCGGGCCGGCGCTCCCGGGATTTTCCGACAGAAAGCCGGATCCAGCCAGGCTCAGGGCGCCAGCGTGGTGCCCGCCGCCCGCGCCAGGCACTCGGCCATCTTGCCGCCGACGCTGCCGGCGTCGAACGGCAGGCGGCCGATGATGCCGATCTCGCGGTGGAACGCCGCTTCGCCCAGCGACACCAGCCGCAGCCCGTCCAGGTCGAGCCCGCGCAAGCGCGGCAGCAGCGCCACGCCCAGCCCGTGGCGCACCATGTTGGCGATGGCCTCGATCTCGTCGAGCTCCACCGCCTCGTGCACCGTGATGCGCTGCTTCTTCAGGAACAGGTCCACCACGCGCCCGCCGAAGGAGGCGCGGTCGTAGCGGATGAATGGCTGCGCGGCCAGCACCTCGCGCCACGGCGCCGGCGCCATCGCCGCCGGCATCGCCAGCACCACTTCCTCGCGCAGCAGCGGCTGCCAGCCCAGTTCGGGCGGCAGCGTGAACGGCGGCCGGATCAGCAGCGCCATGTCGACCTCGCCCGCGTCGACCTGCCCCAGCAGCGACAGCGACACCCCCGGCACGATCCGCACCCGCACATCGGGATAGCCGGCGCGGAACTCGCCCAATGCGCGCACCAGCAGGTCCTGCTGCACCGAGGCGATGGCGCCGATGCGCAGCGACCCGCTGACGTGCCCGGCGCCGCCCGAGGACGCCATGCGCTCGGCCATGGCCACCAGTTCCTCGGCCTGCGGCAGCATCTCGCGGCCATGGTCGTTCAGCACCGCCGCGCGCGCGCTGCGGTCGAACAGCGCCACGCCCAGGTAGTCCTCCAGGCGCTTGATCTGGGCGCTGACGGCCGACTGGGTCAGGCCCAGCTGGGCCCCCGCCCCGGTGAAGGTGCCGTCGCGCGCCACGGCGATGAAGGTCTTGAATTCTTTGATCACAATCAATATTTTCGATGCTAAGACACAAAAAATATCGTTTTTCAATCAAAAAAACAATTCATAAACTAGCAACTCAGGACACGACCCGATGGTGACGGTCCGCATTCTGAATTACCTTTTCCGCCTTATCCGGAGCTTTTCATGACCGCTCAAACCAACCTGCCGCCGTTCCACCTGGCCTTCCCGGTCCGCGACCTGGCCGAAGCCCGCGCCTTCTACGGCGAAAAGCTGGGCTGTCCGGAGGGCCGCAGCTCGCCCGACTGGATCGACTTCAACTTCTACGGCCACCAGATCG
The window above is part of the Achromobacter deleyi genome. Proteins encoded here:
- a CDS encoding heavy metal sensor histidine kinase, encoding MKPPRVRSMQARLTLLLGVIALLVSSLAGATLFWALKREVERQEITEVSGKLELINHLIDMQNNARGLHDLAATFDDMRTGQSQLGIWIVDAQGHPVYGGDAPETLQTLPDRQVLLQLADGSRMRGLRVAVDDRILPGAHLTVAVSTRTSSQFLYAYGTALALICALWVGATVVLAAWAVRRSMAPTRRLSEQAARIQPDNLAVRLPLRDTDRELHELVLSFNRTLERLQAAYQQMEGFNADVAHELRTPLATLINGTQVTLSSGRDAAELRDALESNLETLEDLKTLVNDMLFLARADRGERAADLVPVSLAAEARRVADFYEAALEDSGVTLRCDGDALIAANPGLVRRALANLISNAIKATPRGGEIVLACQPLPAGARVEVRNPGAPIPAADLPRIFDRFFRSGQARAPRTEGHGLGLAIVRAIARMHGGDVDAASGAAGTVVGITLRGNLPGAPAANITKK
- a CDS encoding cupredoxin domain-containing protein, yielding MQGTLLRITQAAALAALLGAGTAFAAGSHGEHAGHAMPAASAPIGAPGDAARVTRTIDIDMTDAMRFTPAQVQVKAGETVRFNVRNSGRIRHEMVLGSDADLQAHYDMMMKDPGMRHEEANAVSLDGGKSGQIVWKFDRAGSVSFGCLEPGHYAAGMKGAVSVQ
- a CDS encoding copper resistance system multicopper oxidase; the protein is MQALPIPARRRFVQGLAAGGALAALGGWRAASASQHAAPALPAELRGTEFHLEIGETPVNFTGAARIATTVNGQVPAPLLRWREGDTVTLHVTNRLREQTSIHWHGILLPTDMDGVPGLSFPGIDPGQTFTYRFDVHQSGTYWYHSHSGFQEQTGLYGAIVIDPKRRDPIAADRDYTVLLSDWTDEDPMRVFDKLKAMPDYYNRNQPSVESLIRDAGEKGWRAALSERLMWEQMRMNPSDLADVSGATYTFLTNGATPAGNWTGLFKPGERVRLRFINGSAMTYFDVRIPGLKMTVVAADGQDVRPVDVEEFRIAVAETYDVIVEPAEDRAYTIFSQAMDRSGYARATLAPRPGMQAEVPAVDRAQLLGMMDMGMKHDMGGGGHDMAGMSGMDHGAAPAAAGAMAGMNHGAMPGMDHGGAHGSGADQGGIVEVRHPYPEERGPGNSMLPDVVSTRLDDPGIGLRDNGRRVLTYADLRSIREPDDNRAPTREIELHLTGNMERYMWSFNGVKFSDARPIVLRHGERVRFVLVNDTMMTHPIHLHGLWSDLESPDGAFQVRKHTLSLNPAQRLSYRVSADARGNWAYHCHLLYHMEAGMFRAVVVE
- a CDS encoding copper resistance protein B, which produces MRTSLPPFRHAALAAALLAGMAGQPAHGQAMIHAGMDHGSPASAAPPVGSLPSSDGAGQRGYDSYGIHPHMMDNAASSRLLFDKFGGSRNRDGQNALEWDGRFWWGTATDRLVVKSEGERESGGGSDAKVEAFWSRAISPFWDLQLGARRDFGAGPKRNWAALGIEGVLPYNIEFETTAYAGPSGHTALAMKAEYDLLLTQRLIFTPELEASAYGRDDPERGIGSGLSKGSLSLRLRYEVTRQFAPYIGVSFERKFGRTADYASEAGQGRSQAALLAGVRFWF
- a CDS encoding DUF411 domain-containing protein — its product is MKKSLTPARRLILAAALSLPLYAPVLALAQPAPKVQVWKTPTCGCCEDWVKHMRDNGFEVTTHDVQDTGAVRRNAGMADYGSCHTAVVDGYAIEGHVPASDVRRLLLEKPDAAGLAAPGMPLGSPGMDGPEYGGRKTPHDVLLVDKRGGAKVFQAYR